A window of the Butyricimonas virosa genome harbors these coding sequences:
- the fusA gene encoding elongation factor G gives MAKRDLHFTRNIGIMAHIDAGKTTTTERILYFTGVNHKIGETHDGTATMDWMVQEQERGITITSAATTCFWNYQGQQYKVNIIDTPGHVDFTVEVERSLRVLDGAVALFCAVGGVEAQSETVWRQANKYGVPRIAFVNKMDRSGADFFKAVREIREKLHANPIPLQLPIGAEDGFQGVIDLIEMKAYVWENGELEATIKEIPANLLAEAQEWREKLVEAAAVQDEALMERFFEDPESITVEELKAVVRKAVIAMDFCPVMCGSSFKNKGVQNLLDAVIAYLPHPLDIPAAAGKRPRTEEAVTFEIDPEAPLSALAFKIATDPFVGRLCYTRVYSGKIESGSYVYNPRTEKKERISRLFQMHSNKQQPKDVIEAGDICACVGFKDIRTGDTLCTEENPIVLESMTFPEPVIGIAVEPLTQKDTDKLGMALSKLAEEDPTFRVKTDEDSGQTVISGMGELHLDIILDRLRREFKVECNQGAPQVAYKEAINGTVEHRHVFKKQTGGRGKFADIIFRMEPAEEGKEGLTFVNEVKGGNIPKEFIPSVEKGFKDAMANGVLAGYELVSLKITLLDGSFHPVDSDALSFEMAAKIGYKEAAQKARPVLLEPIMKLEVVTPEEYMGDIIGDLNRRRGQVEGMESRAGARVIEAKVPLAEQFGYVTVLRTLSSGRASSSMEFSHYAEVPKGIAKEVVEKNNGRVELL, from the coding sequence ATGGCAAAGAGAGATTTACATTTTACAAGAAACATCGGTATCATGGCTCACATTGATGCCGGTAAAACGACAACAACTGAGCGTATCCTGTATTTCACCGGAGTGAATCACAAAATCGGTGAAACGCATGACGGTACGGCTACCATGGACTGGATGGTACAAGAGCAGGAGAGAGGTATCACTATTACTTCTGCCGCTACTACCTGTTTCTGGAATTATCAAGGTCAGCAATATAAAGTAAATATTATTGACACTCCGGGGCACGTTGACTTTACCGTTGAGGTGGAGCGTTCATTGCGTGTGTTGGACGGTGCTGTTGCATTGTTCTGTGCCGTGGGTGGAGTTGAGGCGCAATCGGAAACTGTTTGGCGTCAAGCTAATAAATACGGTGTTCCGAGAATCGCTTTCGTGAATAAAATGGACCGTTCAGGTGCTGACTTCTTCAAAGCAGTACGTGAGATCCGCGAAAAATTACACGCGAATCCTATTCCATTACAGTTACCGATCGGTGCTGAGGATGGATTCCAGGGAGTTATCGATTTGATCGAGATGAAAGCTTACGTGTGGGAGAATGGTGAATTGGAAGCTACGATCAAGGAAATTCCGGCGAATTTATTGGCAGAAGCTCAGGAATGGAGAGAGAAATTAGTTGAGGCCGCTGCCGTTCAGGATGAGGCTTTGATGGAGCGTTTCTTCGAAGATCCTGAATCAATCACTGTTGAAGAATTGAAAGCAGTGGTTCGTAAGGCCGTTATCGCTATGGACTTTTGTCCTGTGATGTGCGGTTCTTCATTCAAGAACAAAGGTGTTCAGAACCTGTTGGATGCTGTTATCGCTTACTTGCCGCACCCGCTGGATATTCCGGCTGCTGCTGGTAAAAGACCGCGTACGGAAGAGGCTGTGACTTTCGAGATTGATCCGGAAGCCCCGCTTTCTGCATTGGCATTCAAGATCGCTACTGACCCGTTCGTGGGACGTTTGTGTTACACTCGCGTTTACTCCGGTAAGATCGAGTCTGGTTCATACGTGTACAACCCGCGTACAGAGAAAAAAGAACGTATTTCTCGTTTGTTCCAAATGCACTCAAATAAACAACAGCCGAAGGATGTAATCGAGGCCGGTGATATTTGTGCTTGTGTTGGATTTAAAGATATTCGTACTGGAGATACTCTATGTACTGAGGAAAACCCGATCGTGTTAGAGAGTATGACTTTCCCCGAGCCAGTGATCGGTATCGCTGTAGAGCCGCTTACACAGAAAGATACTGACAAGTTGGGTATGGCTTTGTCTAAATTGGCAGAAGAGGACCCGACATTCCGTGTAAAAACGGATGAAGATTCAGGTCAAACTGTAATTAGCGGTATGGGAGAGCTTCACTTGGATATTATCCTTGACCGTCTGAGACGTGAATTCAAGGTTGAATGTAACCAAGGAGCTCCTCAGGTGGCTTACAAAGAGGCTATTAACGGAACCGTTGAACATCGTCACGTGTTCAAGAAGCAAACCGGAGGTCGTGGTAAATTCGCTGACATCATCTTTAGAATGGAGCCGGCTGAAGAAGGCAAAGAAGGTTTGACTTTCGTGAACGAGGTGAAGGGTGGTAATATTCCGAAGGAATTTATCCCTTCTGTAGAGAAAGGATTCAAAGATGCGATGGCTAATGGTGTTTTGGCCGGTTATGAACTTGTTAGTTTAAAGATCACTTTGCTTGACGGTTCATTCCACCCGGTTGACTCCGATGCGTTGTCTTTCGAAATGGCCGCTAAAATCGGTTATAAGGAAGCCGCTCAAAAGGCTAGACCCGTGTTGTTGGAACCGATCATGAAACTTGAGGTGGTAACCCCGGAAGAGTATATGGGAGATATTATCGGAGACTTGAACCGTCGTCGCGGACAGGTTGAAGGAATGGAATCAAGAGCTGGGGCTCGCGTGATCGAGGCTAAAGTGCCGCTAGCAGAGCAATTCGGTTACGTGACCGTTTTGAGAACTTTGTCTT